In Gloeocapsa sp. PCC 73106, a single genomic region encodes these proteins:
- a CDS encoding nucleotidyltransferase family protein, with the protein MKLKKILENKREEIREIATKHGAYNIRVFGSVARGEDDEKSDIDFLIDYDLSKITPWFPSGMIQDLQLLLGRKVDSVTVEGLKERIKNKVLEEAIYL; encoded by the coding sequence ATGAAACTTAAAAAAATACTAGAAAATAAACGAGAAGAAATCAGGGAAATTGCTACTAAACACGGAGCATATAATATCCGGGTTTTTGGTTCTGTTGCTAGGGGAGAAGACGACGAAAAAAGTGATATTGATTTTTTAATTGATTATGATTTATCTAAAATTACACCTTGGTTTCCTTCTGGAATGATTCAAGATTTACAGTTACTTTTAGGTCGAAAAGTAGATAGTGTTACTGTTGAAGGCTTAAAAGAACGCATAAAAAATAAAGTCCTAGAAGAAGCGATTTATCTATGA
- the ureE gene encoding urease accessory protein UreE, producing the protein MLIFKQKTPKTTQISPQFTLYLSAAERLKTQQRIALEDRPPIYLRLNRGEIIEDGDILLSETGEIAIAIAAKPEPVMTVTAHYTLDLLKAAYHLGNRHVPLEIKPDYLRFPPDSVLASLLTQLGLTVQLETAPFYPESGAYQHKHE; encoded by the coding sequence ATGCTCATTTTTAAGCAAAAAACACCCAAAACAACCCAGATATCCCCCCAATTCACCCTTTACCTAAGCGCAGCAGAACGGTTAAAAACCCAACAAAGAATCGCCCTAGAAGATCGCCCACCCATCTATCTACGCTTAAATAGGGGGGAAATCATAGAAGATGGGGATATACTACTATCAGAAACTGGAGAGATAGCGATCGCCATCGCCGCCAAACCAGAACCAGTAATGACAGTAACTGCCCACTACACCCTAGATTTACTCAAAGCGGCTTATCATTTAGGTAATCGTCACGTTCCCTTAGAAATCAAACCGGACTACCTCAGATTCCCTCCTGATTCAGTTCTAGCATCTCTTCTGACTCAATTGGGACTAACGGTACAACTAGAAACCGCGCCATTTTATCCAGAAAGCGGCGCTTATCAACATAAACATGAGTAA
- a CDS encoding urease accessory protein UreF: protein MSNLLNLLQLASPTIPIGAYSYSEGLENLIALEIITNKEQLKNWLNTELNHGSIGIETAVMIRGYQSIQKQQIDNLEYWNNWLSASRETSELREQSWQMGKSLLKLLLDLGVTNQIDPPCNYAIAYAIGAATWDIPLRDATLAYLHSWTTNLVTAGIKLIPLGQTHGQQILRDLHDSIRINADRILDLEDHQLFTCNWGLSLASMNHQSQYTRLFRS, encoded by the coding sequence ATGAGTAACTTATTAAATCTCCTGCAGCTAGCTAGTCCCACCATTCCCATTGGCGCTTATAGTTATTCTGAGGGTTTAGAAAACCTGATTGCTCTCGAAATAATTACTAACAAAGAACAACTAAAAAACTGGCTCAATACAGAATTAAATCACGGCTCTATTGGGATCGAAACAGCCGTAATGATTAGAGGCTATCAAAGTATCCAAAAGCAGCAAATAGACAATTTAGAGTACTGGAATAATTGGCTTAGCGCTTCTAGAGAGACATCTGAACTCAGAGAACAGAGTTGGCAAATGGGTAAAAGTCTCTTAAAATTGCTCCTAGACTTGGGGGTAACCAATCAGATTGACCCTCCCTGTAATTATGCGATCGCCTACGCTATCGGCGCTGCAACTTGGGACATCCCCCTTCGAGACGCAACCTTAGCTTATCTTCACAGTTGGACGACCAATCTAGTCACCGCGGGTATTAAATTAATTCCCTTAGGACAGACCCACGGGCAGCAAATTCTACGCGACTTACATGATAGTATTAGAATTAATGCAGATAGAATCCTTGACTTAGAAGACCATCAGTTATTTACTTGCAACTGGGGTTTAAGTTTAGCTAGCATGAATCATCAGAGTCAATACACCAGATTATTTCGCAGTTAA
- the ureG gene encoding urease accessory protein UreG translates to MSAFRVGIAGPVGSGKTALLDALCKQMRSYVEIAVVTNDIYTQEDAQFLIKSQALPTQRIIGVETGGCPHTAIREDASINLVAIQELEEKFPNLNLIFLESGGDNLAATFSPELVDLTIYVIDVAAGDKIPRKGGPGITKSDLLVINKIDLADQVNADLQVMERDSKKMRGDKPFIFTNLKNQQGLREVIEFIKLHLAPNLNQ, encoded by the coding sequence ATGAGTGCTTTTCGTGTAGGTATAGCCGGTCCAGTGGGCTCAGGGAAAACAGCCCTATTAGACGCTCTTTGTAAACAAATGCGCAGCTATGTAGAGATAGCCGTAGTTACCAATGATATCTATACTCAAGAAGACGCCCAATTTTTAATTAAATCTCAAGCTTTACCTACACAGAGAATTATTGGTGTTGAAACCGGAGGGTGTCCCCATACAGCGATTCGCGAAGACGCTTCGATTAATCTAGTAGCGATTCAGGAATTAGAAGAGAAATTTCCCAACTTGAACTTGATTTTTTTAGAAAGTGGAGGAGATAATTTAGCCGCTACATTTAGTCCCGAATTAGTAGATTTGACTATCTATGTCATTGACGTAGCTGCAGGAGATAAAATACCCCGTAAAGGAGGACCAGGAATCACTAAATCAGACTTACTAGTAATTAATAAAATTGATTTAGCTGACCAAGTAAACGCCGACTTACAAGTAATGGAGAGAGATAGTAAAAAAATGCGCGGCGATAAACCATTTATCTTTACTAACTTAAAAAACCAACAAGGATTAAGGGAAGTAATTGAATTTATTAAACTACATTTAGCCCCCAATTTAAATCAATGA